The Gadus macrocephalus chromosome 12, ASM3116895v1 genome segment ATTGTGGGTTTTGTTTCTACAACTTTAGAAATCCTCTTTGGGTGGCTGATCTTTGGATGTGCATAAGGAATGCAAACTAGAAACCAGCATGCTCTTATACTCCTATTTCTGCATGTGTAATGGGTGGACATTTTGTGGTGCATCATGGCTTTAATTTGTGAAGATGACTTGGGTGGAGAGCGTTTGAGATGATGGAAAAACATAAACACTCGTCCTCTAGCTTTGTGAAGTATCAATTAGGACCTGCTCATTTGCTTAACCCCATCCACAGCCATCCATCCCCCTCCATGCCACCCGGCACCCCACCCAAGAGAGTGCTTCCTCAACCCCACTCCATGCATCGGTTAGGGGGCATTAATCTTGCTGTTGCGTGTGACTTTACACTTGCATTTGCTAAGGGACCAATTGAAAAATAACTTCAGTTAATAGATGGGCCTATTTAGTTACCTACATATTTCCAGAATGAAATTATTATAACGTTTGAATTTGGGGTTTGGCTTACGACCAACAGGGAAATGTTTACACTGTCATTCTGTGTAACAGTTATTCCTATTTTCCTCTATACCTCTTCTGGCAGAACTGACGATGTGATGTATGCTACGCGCCGCGCCGCGCCACGCGCATGTGTTTCACGTGTCGCCAGCTGTGTATATCATGTAGCTTACTGCAGGAAACCAGACAGGCAGTCAGGGAGAGGCCGGGCCGTGGCACTTCTGTGGGTTTTTTCAGTGTTAAAAAACCTGATCCCTCTCATCCCAGCCGCTGTGTTTCTNNNNNNNNNNNNNNNNNNNNNNNNNNNNNNNNNNNNNNNNNNNNNNNNNNNNNNNNNNNNNNNNNNNNNNNNNNNNNNNNNNNNNNNNNNNNNNNNNNNNCATATACTGCGAGAAGTCCCAAAAACAGAAGTCGTCCTCATCGTCAGACCTTTGAAGAAGAGGTTTGTTGCATGACCGCCTACCCTTTGGTCCACAGACCTAACATTCGTCTGAGCTGACGATCCCGTCCTCAATTTCATTCCTAATTCATCAAAATGAGGTCCAATGATGACCCGGAAGTAAAATGCTTTGTATTCAGAATCTTCTCAAATCAGGGCGATTGTTTTTGACATGGAGGAATGAAAGTCTCCATCACAGTGGAAACCCACCGAAACAGAGGTGTTGGGGACTGATTtgggcgtgtgggtgtgtgtgtttgtatacagaTCTGGAATGTGCTCAGAGGAACACAAGTGTATATATTGGGCGTGTGACCAACCCTTCAAAGGTGTACTGCATGAATAGCTGATCAACTCTGAGCCAGTATCTGTTACCAACAGCTAAAGCGTCAAAATAAAAAGCCGGCTGACGTGAAGGAAGTGGGTCACAGGCGAAGCTCAGTGTCGCCGTTACTGCTTGTGCTTTGTCCGTCTGTTCAGCACCAGCCAGCCACCGGATCTCACACGAGAGCTGCTGGTCAGCTGTGTTCGTTTCACACGGTTTATATGTACAAAGGTTCTTTTACACCTGAATTCAacgggggaagagggagaaatGTACTTGGGAGGGGCAGATGTTTGACATAATTTTCCGAATGGGTTCCTGGTTTTGTTCCTGCTATGACTAAAAACAGACATGGAGAGAATAGTTTTCCCAAAATAAGCTGCGGACCTAAAAAacctcaacaaaaaaaaaacctcagcACATATTGTAATGAAAGTCAACTCTATGTGTTTCGCTGAGTACCATCTGCAGTCCTGTCTGGCATTGTCctgtccttgtttttttttttggtgttatttttatattctttttttCCATCCATCCTAACCACCGCGCTATGGTACACTCTCAAAGAGACACAGTGCCCCCTGCTGTCAGCGACACTAGCTGCACCCACTCACACCTCGGAGTATGTACACTTCATACTAGTGCAGATACAGGATGGAAACatgacggagggagggagagtgggtgtgttgggggggggggggggggaaggggtggcaTGAGAGGCTAGGGTCGGGGCGGAGGCCACAGAGTCCGGGAGCCAGGTGAGTTGGTTTTATCACACAAAGTGCCAGCTCGACACTTTCTCCGTGACTGCAGCTGCGGAATTTAGAGTACCCTCCCCAGTAAGGTGAAGGTTGCACACGAGCAAGCTCTGCCCGCCACCAGCAGCCCGCCGAGGTGCGTGTGTGGATCACGAGCAGAATAAGGACTTAGTagccaaaataaaaacaaggaagaaatacatgttattaaacgCTGTGTTTCAGTGTCTCCCGATTAACCGCGTTAGTGTGACGGTGGCTCTAAGCGGGGTGTTTACCTCCCTTACCAATCTAAAATGTGTGATTgtaccaaaaaaaaataaaaataaagtgttgACGGCGCTGTACTGAGTTCTTCGTCGGTGCAAGATGAGTGCGCTGTGGGAGTCCTACGGGTCTGATCGAGGCCCCAGTGAACGACCGGCTGGGGAGAGGAGCTCCGCACTGCAACGCGAAAAAGCAGCCTCTCCTTTACCACATGGGCGAGAGGACCCTGTTCAAACAACACGGATCAAACAaaaccttctttttttttttttaacacggCGCTATAATATGACTGGAAACAGACGCAGACCGTTCCCGCAGCTCACGCACGGCTACGGATCTTCTCACTCGACTGTTGTTGTCGTCGTTTGTTGGCTCGTTTTTTAAACGGCAAAagaaataaaccaaaaaaagcGGAATCTTGCAGGTATCCATGCAAACGACCTAATAGCTTGTCTACACTTCCAGGTGATCCGAGCACAACATTACACCCTTACACAAGTTCACACTGAAACCCAGAGGACCGCAGGCCCACATGACGACCCTGtctgcacaatgacaatggCAGGTAAGCACGTAGTCCGAGTTGAACAGCTTCTGTATGGTACATTCAAATGTACAGAACCCCTCTGCTTCACAAGAACACTTAGCAcagagggtcagagggagggggggggggggaatagtgGAAACAAAATgtctggagagagaaagaaaatcgtatggtggagagagagcgggggggagggaaagTAGGGACTTGAATCAAAAGGGGAGCTGTGATAAAAAACCCAACTTAATAAAACATTCAAATCCAACTTGGAAAAATCAATGGAAAAAACCCACAAAAGGTAGATCAAGATGAAATACAAAAGATGGCATAAAAAGAAGAGTTCAATGTGATCGTGAgagacgggtggggggggggggggggggaggaaaaagAGAACAAAGAAAGATAGAACCAGGCAGAGGCAATCaaggagaaaaaacaaaactataGTATatacggggtgggggggctagtgaggggcgggggcgggggcggggggggtaggtgaggggggagagggggggcaggaggaaGCAGACAAACGCTAGGCAGGGGGGTGGAGaagggagggtgggtgacaggtaaggggggtggggtggggggaaagAGGAGATCGAAGGGGGtggggatagagggagggagggagggagggaggagcgagGGGTGATGGCGGTCTCTAATCGGACTTGTCCCCGTCGTCGTCGCGGTGGCTGTCGGCCCCGTCGCGGGAGGCCTTCTCCTCCTTGGCCAGCTGGGCCTGGGAGGccaggatggaggagagggagaagaggccGGACGAGGTGGTGACGGCGGGCAGGGCCGGCTGGCTCAGGCCCAGAGGCAGGGGAGTCATGGGCAGGGCCAGCCCCTGGAGCTGGGACAGCTGGTGagcctggagctgctgctgcacggGAAGACCAGCGAGCAGAGCGGAGGGGccgggcgagagacagagggacagagagaaagagagagagagagagagagagaacaggggaAGCACAGTCAGAGCACACAGTAGCCCAAACCCATCCCGTTGGCACTCAACACAGCACCATACACGGACGAATTACAGTGTGAGCCGATACAAAGTATTCAAAGGCTCCAATGTGTAAAACTACTGTACATTACACACTGTTTTTAATATGAGCCCCATCGGGCTCCGGCAGCTTAGCCACAGCGGGGTAAATGGACCAAAAATGAATCACTGCTAAAATGCTAAATGGGTTACTGTAAGAACAAGCACTTTCATATTCGTTAAGCATGAATTTAAAACAGTAAATGAGTGTGTCAAGCGGAGCTCCGAGCTCAGCGACCATAAGACAAGCAACACCGTTCGAACCGCATGTTAGACGATAAAAACGTGTGTTGAATTTCAAACAAGCACGTTCTAAATCAAGCAGgcaagtgaaaataaaaaaagaatgcaaATGGTAGGGACAAAAAAAACGCCCCCTCCATTGCACAAACTAGTCTGGTCCACATTCATCTTCTCAATGTAAAGCCCCATGCGATGAGACAAAGGGGAAGGCGTCTTTGCAAAGCATGCATCACGGTGATGGAGTGGCTAGGCTACCGCTACCATTGGACCTCTTGTAATTGATGGAGGGCCGAGGCAACCCTGCACTAGACCTTTAATAAaatgatggaggagctgagctAAGCCACTACTAAATCCATAGCAAAATGATAAAGTAAATATGCTCGCTAAAACGAGACCAATAGCAATGGAGCGAGTTTAGCTAGCTATCTGCCGTAGCTAGCTACATAACACTGGTAACAACGGGCGAGCCAGCTGGTTTTAGTTGTCTAATGAATAACTGCCAACTAGTTCACAGCCAAAATTATTGTATTTGTGCCAATTTGGCAAACAATAGCTTGTACCAATTTCTATGTTGAGTGTTTTCCAGCCTGGCTGAGGATGAAGTGTCATATTCCGCTGGGTAAAGGGACGGGCCGGCGCAGCCCTTGGAGACATACGACTGTGATCAAGGGCCGTACAAATTACCGCGGCACGACTATTTGACTACACCTGCGCGGCACGTCCCAGCGTTTTAAAGGCGATAAACCATTGATCGATAACAGCCAATAGGCTATCAAATAAAAAGGGGGTGACAATGACGGAGTGTTGCAGTTGGCTGGCGAGAGGtgtgggggggcagaggggcgcAACATCTTACCCTGATGATGGAGTTCATCTCTGGGGGGGTGACCTGCTTGGCCCTCTCTATGGCCCCTAggacctgctgctggtgctggggttggatggggggggggtgacagacagacaatggtcgagagacggagacaaggcagggggagggagagagaggtggggggggttagATCAATATCAATTGTCCCCCAACAACGCCTTTTGTTGGGACTGAGCTTTTCATTCAGTTGCACACGCGCTGAAACATGCAGATacggtgaggtgtgtgtgaggggggaggagagagagagagagagagagaacacacacacacggtcggtCGATCGGTGGGCTTAAATGGGTGGAGGTCAACCCTTCCCCACTGCTAGGCAGATAAAAGCGTAGCTTATCTGGATCATAcagccatccacacacacacacacacacacacacacacacacacacacacacacacacacacacacacacacacacacacacacacacacacacacacacacacacacacacacacacacacacacacacacacacaccgtgaggaggagcggggcacagggggagagagaggagaacagattggtggaggagaagggggcagGAAGCACGGGGTGAGAGGCCAAATTAAAAGGGAGGGgggtgaagaggagagaggggagtgatggaggaagggatgaagagagaggggggggttggttggttgggggggggcggggctgagaggtcagagaggtagagaggtaatGAGGCGGAAATGAGGGTGATCTCATTCCAGGATGTGAAGAATAAGGCAGGGGGTcatggggttagggttgtgtgtgtgcgtgcgcgcgggggtgtgtatctgtgcacgtgtgggcgcgtgtgtttgtgtacctccTGGGACAGGTAGGGGAGGACTTGGGCGCAGATCCCGTTCAACCGCTTCACTATCTCAGcctgaggagagagacagagagagagacagagagagagacagagagagagacagagagacagagagacagagacagagacagagagacagagagacagagagacagagagacagagagacagagagacagagagacagagacagagacagagacagagagagataaaagcatgaggatggagagagagagagcgtggagcgagagagagattaacAGAGGTTAGACTAAGATACACTGGGAATAAGCACATGTGAAACGTTAAGTCTCATTTAGCTTAACATAAACCACACTCCCTTATCCCCCCTGGAGTTATTCACCATCTcccagggttggggttaggaaCGGGGGCACGGAAGGTTTGGAAAATACACAGCTCCGTTTGTTATTGAGGCGCTCTGTACTGATGGCGAGAATGCATTCAAAAACACACAGGAAATCTCTATTCATCTATTTTTATTTCATGCAGCTCTCATTATGCCAAATGTCCTAGACACAGGGCACACACCCACGTACACGCAATTTTGTCGCTCTcaaggttacacacacacacacacacacacacacacacacacacacacacacacacacacacacacacacacacacacacacacacacacacacacacacacacacacacacacacacacacacacacacacttttgtgcaTTCCCCGCGTCTCATGCGCAGGTCTATTATCACATTTGGCCGTAATCATCCAATCCGTTTGAGATATGCAAAGCAGCTGTAATTGTGTTAGAGTCTAATCCGTGGTGCGTTGGAggcgaggggggggagggagggaggggggggtagggagagagagagagagaaagggagagactcCTAATAGTCATTAGGCATGCAGAGCACGCCTCCCCGCCCGCCACTGCTCGGCCTATCTGCTCATCATTACACACACGCTCTCTGACATCTCTGTCGGCTCCCAGGCGCCTCGGCGGGACACAATGAGAGCTAACTATCGCTGCTCctctgctttttatttttttcaccagccctctctcacccccgcGCTgcctcactcgctcactcttcTCTGGTATTATCACTCCCCGAGTTGGTCTTTTTCATCTATTCCTATACTGTAACCGTCGGCTCGTTCCATACAAATCCACTCACGGATATGcgttgctcacacacacacacacgcacgcacccacgcgcacgcacacaaacacacaccagaataCAATGATAACATGAAATCTAAAAACATTTGGCCAGGGCGAGGGATGGAGTATCGGGCGGGGAGGGGCGCCCAGTGGTGTGTTCAGGTCTGCTGAGGAGAGCAGAGCATGCTGCAGTAGCTACAGGCAAAGAAAGGAAACACACatggcatgcgcacacacaaacacacacacacacacacacacacacacacacgcgcaaacccacccacacacacgagcacatgCACGAAAACAGCCCAGACAAAGCAGACAAAGCAACAGCCCATGGTTTGTTCAACACATCCTCTCTCTTCGATCCATGGCCCAGGCAGAAC includes the following:
- the tle5 gene encoding TLE family member 5 isoform X1; this encodes MMFPQSRHSASSQQLKFTTSDSCDRIKDEFQFLQAQYHSLKLECDKLASEKSEMQRHYIMYYEMSYGLNIEMHKQAEIVKRLNGICAQVLPYLSQEHQQQVLGAIERAKQVTPPEMNSIIRQQLQAHQLSQLQGLALPMTPLPLGLSQPALPAVTTSSGLFSLSSILASQAQLAKEEKASRDGADSHRDDDGDKSD
- the tle5 gene encoding TLE family member 5 isoform X2, with the translated sequence MMFPQSRHSASSQQLKFTTSDSCDRIKDEFQFLQAQYHSLKLECDKLASEKSEMQRHYIMYYEMSYGLNIEMHKQAEIVKRLNGICAQVLPYLSQEHQQQVLGAIERAKQVTPPEMNSIIRQLQAHQLSQLQGLALPMTPLPLGLSQPALPAVTTSSGLFSLSSILASQAQLAKEEKASRDGADSHRDDDGDKSD
- the tle5 gene encoding TLE family member 5 isoform X3 — encoded protein: MMFPQSRHSLKFTTSDSCDRIKDEFQFLQAQYHSLKLECDKLASEKSEMQRHYIMYYEMSYGLNIEMHKQAEIVKRLNGICAQVLPYLSQEHQQQVLGAIERAKQVTPPEMNSIIRQQLQAHQLSQLQGLALPMTPLPLGLSQPALPAVTTSSGLFSLSSILASQAQLAKEEKASRDGADSHRDDDGDKSD